In the Chromobacterium sp. ATCC 53434 genome, AGCGGGCCGCGTTCGGACGGCGTTTCCGGCCGCAGCAGCGTCGCGCACAGAGCCGGCGTCAAGGTCAGCGCCGTCAGCACCGACAGCGCCATCGCCGCGACGATGGTGATCGAGAACTGACGATAGATGACGCCGACCGAGCCGCCGAAGAAGGCCATCGGCAGGAACACCGCGCCCAGCACCAGGCCGATGCCGACCAGCGCGCCGCCGATCTCGCCCATCGAGCGCACGGTGGCCTCGCGCGCGTCCACGCCTTGCTCATGCATCACCCGCTCGACGTTTTCCACCACCACAATGGCGTCGTCGACCAACAGGCCGATGGCCAGCACCATGCCGAACAAGGTCAGCGTGTTGATGCCGAAGCCGGCGACCGACAGCACGCCGAAGGTGCCCAGCAGCACCACCGGCACCGTCAGCGCCGGAATCAGCGTCGCGCGCCAGTTGCGCAGGAAGACGTACATCACCAGCACCACCAGCGCCACCGCCTCCAGCAGCGTTTCCATCACCGCGCGTATCGACAGGCGGACGAAATGGGTGGTGTCTTCCGGATAGGCGACGCGGATGCCGGACGGGAAATTGCGCTCCAGCTCGGCGACGCGCGCCTTCACCGCCTCGGCGGTGGCCAGCGCGTTGGCGCCCGGCGCCAGCATCACCGCCAGACCGGAGGCCGGATGGCCGTTCAAGCGCGAACTGCTGCCGTAATCCTCCTGCCCCAGCTCCACCCGCGCCACATCGCCCAGCCGCACCGCGCCGCCGTCGGGCAGCGCCTTGACGACGATGTCGCGGAATTGCTGCGGCGTCGACAAGCGCGACCAGGCGGTGACCATCGCGTTCAACTGCTGGCCCGGCGGCGACGGCAAGGCCCCCAGCTCGCCGACCGAGACCTCGGTGTTCTGCTTGGAGATGGCGGCGCCGACGTCGGACGGAATCAGGCCGTAGCTATTGAGTTTGTGAGGGTCCAGCCACACCCGCATCGCGTACGGCGTGCCGAAGGCGCGCACCGAACCTACGCCGTCGACCCGGCTCAGCGGGTCCTGCACATTGCTGGCCAGCCAGTCGGCGATGTCGGTGTCGCCGCGCTGGCCGCTGACATCGTAGAAGGAGGCAATCAACAGGAAGTCGCCCTGCATCTTCTGCACCGACAGGCCGTTCTGCTGCACCGGCTGCGGCAGCCGCGCCAGCATCTGGCTGACCTTGTTCTGCACCTGCACCTGGGCGGTGTCGGCGTTGGCGCCCTGGCGGAAGGTCAGCATGATCTCGGCCTGGCCGGACGAGGAGCTGGTGGAGCTGAAATACATCAGATTGTCCAGGCCCTTCAACTCCTGTTCCAGCACCTGGATCACGCTGGTCTCCACCACCTGGGCCGAGGCGCCGGGGTAGCTGGCGCTGACCATCACCGTCGGCGGCGCGATGTCCGGGTATTGCGACACCGGCAGCGCGCGCAGCGCGAACAAGCCGGCCAGCATGATGACGATGGCCAGCACCCAGGCGAACACCGGCCGGTCTATGAAGAAACGCGCCAACATCGTCTAGCTCCTCCCCGCCTGGACCGGGACCGCCGCCTCGCCCGGACGGGCGCGCTGCAGGCCGTCGACGATCAGGCGATCGCCGGCCTTCAGCCCGGCGCTCACCAGCCAGTAGGCGCCGTGGGTGCCCTCGGTCGTCAACACCCGCTGCTCCACCTTGCCGCCGGCGCCCAGCACCAGCGCGGTGGCGCGGCCCTTGTCGTCGCGCGCCACGCCCTGCTGCGGCGCCAGCACCGCCTGACGGCGCACGCCCTGCTCCAGCTCGGCCCGCACATACATGCCGGGCAGCAGCAGGCCTTCGGGATTGGGGAATTCCGCGCGCAGCGTCACCGCGCCAGAGACGCGGTCCACGTTCAATTCGGTGAAGCGCAGCTTGCCGGCATGCCGATACGGCGCGCCATCCTCCAGCTTCAGCCTGGCGGCCGCGCCGGCGGGCGCCAATTCGCCGTCGGCCTGCCGGCGCTTGAAGGCCAGCAGGTCCTGGCTGGACTGGACGATGTCGACATACATCGGGTCCAGCTGCTGGATGGTGGCCAGAGCCGCGCTCTGGCCCGACGTGACAAGCGCGCCCTCGCTGACGGCGGAGCGGCCGATGCGGCCCGCGATCGGCGCCAGCACGCGGGTGCGCGACAAATCCACCCTGGCCGCCGCCACCGCGGCCTCGCCGGCCTTAGCCGCCGCCAGGCCCTTGCGATAATCGGCGTCGGCCTCCTCGCGCTCCTGGCGGCTGACGCCGTCTATCCTGGCCAGTTCGGCATAACGCTCGGCGCGGCCCTTCAGGCTGCCCAGCGCGGCGCGGGCGGAGGCCAGCGTCGCCTCGGCCTGCTGCAAGGCCGCCTGGTAGCCGGCCGGGTCTATCTGATACAGCAGGTCCCCGGCCTTGACCAGGCCGCCCTCGGTGAAATGCCGTTTCAGCACGATGCCGTTGACCTGCGGCCTGACCTCGGCGCTGCGATAGGCCACGGTGCGGCCGGCCAATTCGGCCTTTACCGCCACATCCTTGGCCTCCAGCGTCACCACGCCCACCTCGGGCGGCTTGCCCGCCTCCGGCGCCGGCTCCGCGCCCTTGCAGGCGGCCAAGCCAGCCGCCATCGCCACAACCGTCAATATCCGCATCATTCCGTGCATTCCGGCCCGGCGCATGGCGCGGGCGCATTCCGTATTCAGTGTCAAAGCCGCGGGCAGCCGCCGTCCCAGCCAGCGCGCCGGCGACGCCGCGCTTGGCCTGGGCGGAAATGTTAATGATAATACTTATCAATTGCAATAAAATAGTATGACAGCACTGTAGAATAACGAGGACTATCGATGCCATACGCTCACCGAACCCGCCGCGACGCCCTGCGGCTGACTTTCATCTCCGGCCTGGCCCTGCTGCTGGCCGCCTGTGACGCCCCGGCCCGGCAGGAGGCCGACGCCGCCCCCAAGGCCGGCTGGCCGCGAACGCTGGACACGCCGAAAGGCAAGCTGACGCTGGAGAGGATGCCGCAGCGCATCGTCTCCACCAGCGTGACGCTGACCGGCACCCTGCTCGCCATCAACGCGCCGGTCGTCGCCAGCGGCGGCAGCGCCGCCCATTCCAAGGCCACCGACGACCAGGGCTTCTTCACCCAATGGAGCGAGGTGGCCAGGCAGCGCGGCGTGACGCCGCTATACCAGGGCGAGCCGAACGCCGAGGCCATCATCGCCGCCCAGCCGGACCTGATCGTGATGGCGGGCACCGGCGGCGACTCGGCGCTGAAGCTGTACGAGCAGTTGAGCCAGATGGCCCCGACCCTGGTGGTCAATTACGACGACAAGAGCTGGCAGGAGTTGGCGACGCTGCTGGGCCGGGCCACCGGCCGCGATGCCGACGCCCGCGCCGCCATCGCCGGCTTCGACGCCGAGGCCGCCCGGGTGAAGGCCGCGCTGAAACTGCCGCCGCAACCGACCGCGGCGCTGGTCTATTACGAGGACGGCTCCGGCGCCAATCTGTGGACGCCGCAATCGGCGCAGGGCAAGCTGCTGCAGGCGCTGGGCTTTACCCTGGCCACCGCGCCGGACAGCGTCAAGGGCAATACCAGCATGGGCGTGCGCCACGACATCATCCAGCTGACCGGCGAGAAGTTCGCCGACGGCCTGCGCGGCCAGTCGATGATCCTGTTCAACGCCGACCAGGGCCAGGTGCCGCAGGTGCTGGCCAACCCCTTCCTGGCCGGCAACGCCGCGGTGCGCGGCAAGCAGGTATACGCCGCCGGCCTGGACACCTTCCGCCTCGACTACTACAGCGCCCGCAATCTGCTGGAGCGGCTGCGCAAGCAGTTCGGCTGAAACCCACCCGGGCGGCGGCAATAAAAAAAAGCGGACCGAAGTCCGCTTTTTTTGATATCCGACGCTCAAGACCCCGCACCCTGCTCCGCCGGTTCGCCGTCGGCCTCGCCCTCCGGCGCATGGCCGCCGGCCAGGCGGCGCAGCGAGCCGAAGCCGGCGCTCATCAACAGGCCGGCCGCCGCCGCGCCGATGCCGAACCAGCTGACCGCCATCAGCGGCGCCAGCGCCCGCGCCAGCGCGCCCAGGCCCAGCGCGCCCAGACTGTCGCCGACGACGTCCTGCGCGTTCCACAGGCTGTTGACGCGGCCCAGCAGGTGATCCGGCGTATGGCCCTGCACCAGCGTGAACTGCAGCAGCGAGGCGATCGAACCCAGATAGCCGAGCACCGCCAGCGCCGCCAGGCCGTAGGCCAGGTGGGTGAAGGCGCCCAGGGACGCGATCATCAACGACGAAGCGGTCACGCAGGCCAGCATCATCGCGCCGGGACGACCGAGGCCGCCCACCCAGCCGCTGGTGAAGGCGCCCAGCATCGCGCCCAGCGGCACCGCCGAATACATCAGCCCCACCTCGAAGGCGCCGCCGCCGTAGCCGTCCTCGGCCAGCGACGGGTACAGCACCCGCACCGCGCTCAACAGCGTCTGCAGCGTGCCCACCGCCACCACCGCGCCGACCACCTTGTTCTGCCACAGGAATTCGAAGCCCTCCAGCAAGGAGCGCAGCGGGTGCGATGGCTCGACGTCCTGCGGCTTCAAGGACGGCAGCCGGGTCAGCGGGATCAGCGTCGCCAGCGTGCCGATGCCGGCCAACAGATAGTTCCAGTTGACGCCGGCGGCGGTGATGACGAGGCCGCCCAGCAGCGGCGACAGCACCGCGCCGAAGCGCACGGTCAGCATGCTCAGCGCGCCGGCGGCCGGCAGGTTCTCGCGACCGACGATGACCGGTATCGACGCAATCAGCGAGGTAATGCCGATGCCGGTGAAGAAACCGTCCCAGGCCGACACCGCGTACAGCGCCGCCACCGACGGATGGGTCATGAAGCCGTTCAGGGCCAATGCCAGGAAGCCCAGGCCGCAAGAGGAGCGGCCGAGCAGGATCAGGCGGCGGCGGTCCATGCGGTCGGCCAGCACGCCGCCGCACATCAGGCCGGCGAACATGCCGATGCCGTCCAGCGCCATCGCCATGCCGACCTGCAGCGTGGAGCCGGTCAGCTGGTGGATCTGCACCGGCACCGCCACCATCAGGAGGCCGAAGGCGAACACCGAGATCATCCGGGCGATGAAAATGGAACGGAAATGCGGATTCAGCTTGAGCAAGCTGAAATCGACGAGGATGGACGATTTTTTCATATTATCAGCGCAGTGATTCGACAATGGGGACGGGCGCCGCACGGACGGCGCAACGATAGCGATGACAGGCCGCTTCACGGGCCTGTCCCTGCATGTAACAGGCATGGTAACATTGGCAATTGTTATTAGGAATCATTTTCATTATGCCGACAAGCCCCGCCTCCTCGCCTGGACGACGCGCCGCCCTGCTGCTGGCCTGCCTGGCGCTGCTGGCCGTCGTTTCCGCGCTGAGCCTGGCGCTGGGCGCCAAGCCGATCCCGCTGTCCGTCGTCGGCGACAGCCTGCTGGGCCGCGCCGTCGGCCCGGACAGCGTGATCGTGCTGCAGGGGCGGCTGCCGCGCACCTTGCTGGGCCTGCTGGCCGGCGCGGCGCTGGGCCTGTCCGGCGCGCTGATCCAGGCGCTGAGCCGCAATCCGCTGGCCGACCCCGGCATACTCGGCGTCAACGCCGGCGCCAGCTTCGCGATGGTGCTGGGCGTCGCCGTCTTCGCCGTCGACAGCCAACTCGGCCACATGGGCTGCGCGGCGGTCGGCGCGCTCTGCGCCACCGCGCTGGTCTACATCGTCGGCGCGCGCGGCCGCCGCGCCGATCCGCTGCGCATCGTGCTGGCCGGCGTCGCCGTCGGCGCGGTGCTGATGGGCCTGTCGGCCGCCATCACCCTGCTCGACCCGATCGCCTTCAACCGGCTGCGCTACTGGAACGCCGGCACGCTGGACGTGCGCGACATGGCCGCCGTCGGCCTGGCCGCGCCGGCCATCCTGGCCGGCGGCCTGCTGGCGCTGTTGCTGGCGCGGTCGCTGAACGCGATGGCCCTCGGCAACGACCTGGCGCTCAGCCTGGGCGGCCGGCCGCTGCTGACCCAGGCCGGCACCGTCGCCGCCGTCACGCTGCTGTGCGGCGCCAGCACCGCCGCCGCCGGGCCGATAGGCTTCGTCGGCCTGATGATTCCGCACGTCGCCCGGCGGCTGGGCGGCGTCGACCTGCGCTGGAGCCTGCCCTTCACCGCGCTGCTCGCCCCGATTCTGCTGCTGGCCTCCGACATCGTCGGCCGCTTGCTGACGCCGGGCGAATTGCGGGTGTCCATCGTCACCGCCTTCATCGGCGCCCCGGCGCTGATCTGGCTGGCGCGCGGCCAACACGCGGCCGGGGGACGGACATGAAGACCGCCGAACTGCGGCTGGGCCATCCCGACGGCCGCTTCAATCTGCGCATCCGGCCGGGCCGGCTGTGGCCGGCGCTGCTGCTGATGGCGGCCTGCGCCGCGCTGGCCTTGCTGAGCCTGCGCGCGGGCGCCTTGCACCTGAGCATCGAACAAGTCTGGGCGGCGCTGCAGGGCCGCGGCAGCCGGCTGGAAGTGGCCGTGGTCCAACAATGGCGGCTGCCGCGCGTGGCGATGGCGCTGGTCATCGGCGCGGCGCTGGGCATCAGCGGCGCGATCTTCCAGTCGCTGCTGCGCAATCCGCTGGGCAGCCCCGACGTCGTCGGCTTCAACACCGGCGCCTATACCGGCGCGTTGCTGGTGATCACCACTATCGGCGGCAGCCATTTCGAGGTCGCCGGCGGCGCGCTGGCCGGCGGCCTCGCGTCCGCCGCCCTGGTCTATCTGCTGGCCTGGCGGCGCGGCGCGCACGGTTTGCGACTGATCATCGTCGGCATCGCCGTCAGCGCGATGCTGAGCGCGCTGAACAGCTGGCTGATGATCAACGCCAGCCTGGAATCGGCGATGAGCGCCGCGATCTGGGGCGCCGGCTCGCTGAACGGCATGACC is a window encoding:
- a CDS encoding efflux RND transporter periplasmic adaptor subunit, with product MAAGLAACKGAEPAPEAGKPPEVGVVTLEAKDVAVKAELAGRTVAYRSAEVRPQVNGIVLKRHFTEGGLVKAGDLLYQIDPAGYQAALQQAEATLASARAALGSLKGRAERYAELARIDGVSRQEREEADADYRKGLAAAKAGEAAVAAARVDLSRTRVLAPIAGRIGRSAVSEGALVTSGQSAALATIQQLDPMYVDIVQSSQDLLAFKRRQADGELAPAGAAARLKLEDGAPYRHAGKLRFTELNVDRVSGAVTLRAEFPNPEGLLLPGMYVRAELEQGVRRQAVLAPQQGVARDDKGRATALVLGAGGKVEQRVLTTEGTHGAYWLVSAGLKAGDRLIVDGLQRARPGEAAVPVQAGRS
- the fepB gene encoding Fe2+-enterobactin ABC transporter substrate-binding protein gives rise to the protein MPYAHRTRRDALRLTFISGLALLLAACDAPARQEADAAPKAGWPRTLDTPKGKLTLERMPQRIVSTSVTLTGTLLAINAPVVASGGSAAHSKATDDQGFFTQWSEVARQRGVTPLYQGEPNAEAIIAAQPDLIVMAGTGGDSALKLYEQLSQMAPTLVVNYDDKSWQELATLLGRATGRDADARAAIAGFDAEAARVKAALKLPPQPTAALVYYEDGSGANLWTPQSAQGKLLQALGFTLATAPDSVKGNTSMGVRHDIIQLTGEKFADGLRGQSMILFNADQGQVPQVLANPFLAGNAAVRGKQVYAAGLDTFRLDYYSARNLLERLRKQFG
- the entS gene encoding enterobactin transporter EntS yields the protein MKKSSILVDFSLLKLNPHFRSIFIARMISVFAFGLLMVAVPVQIHQLTGSTLQVGMAMALDGIGMFAGLMCGGVLADRMDRRRLILLGRSSCGLGFLALALNGFMTHPSVAALYAVSAWDGFFTGIGITSLIASIPVIVGRENLPAAGALSMLTVRFGAVLSPLLGGLVITAAGVNWNYLLAGIGTLATLIPLTRLPSLKPQDVEPSHPLRSLLEGFEFLWQNKVVGAVVAVGTLQTLLSAVRVLYPSLAEDGYGGGAFEVGLMYSAVPLGAMLGAFTSGWVGGLGRPGAMMLACVTASSLMIASLGAFTHLAYGLAALAVLGYLGSIASLLQFTLVQGHTPDHLLGRVNSLWNAQDVVGDSLGALGLGALARALAPLMAVSWFGIGAAAAGLLMSAGFGSLRRLAGGHAPEGEADGEPAEQGAGS
- the fepD gene encoding Fe(3+)-siderophore ABC transporter permease, coding for MPTSPASSPGRRAALLLACLALLAVVSALSLALGAKPIPLSVVGDSLLGRAVGPDSVIVLQGRLPRTLLGLLAGAALGLSGALIQALSRNPLADPGILGVNAGASFAMVLGVAVFAVDSQLGHMGCAAVGALCATALVYIVGARGRRADPLRIVLAGVAVGAVLMGLSAAITLLDPIAFNRLRYWNAGTLDVRDMAAVGLAAPAILAGGLLALLLARSLNAMALGNDLALSLGGRPLLTQAGTVAAVTLLCGASTAAAGPIGFVGLMIPHVARRLGGVDLRWSLPFTALLAPILLLASDIVGRLLTPGELRVSIVTAFIGAPALIWLARGQHAAGGRT
- the fepG gene encoding iron-enterobactin ABC transporter permease, yielding MKTAELRLGHPDGRFNLRIRPGRLWPALLLMAACAALALLSLRAGALHLSIEQVWAALQGRGSRLEVAVVQQWRLPRVAMALVIGAALGISGAIFQSLLRNPLGSPDVVGFNTGAYTGALLVITTIGGSHFEVAGGALAGGLASAALVYLLAWRRGAHGLRLIIVGIAVSAMLSALNSWLMINASLESAMSAAIWGAGSLNGMTWNKGLPSALFCLLAMLAALALKPRMRLLEMGDDCASALGVPAERTRLWLMAIGVALIASATAAAGPIAFIALAAPQIAQRLQRARATSPLTAAWTGALLLLAADYAAQHLFYPRQLPVGVVTICIGGLYLLWLLLRQTGGAKP